One Oncorhynchus clarkii lewisi isolate Uvic-CL-2024 chromosome 31, UVic_Ocla_1.0, whole genome shotgun sequence DNA segment encodes these proteins:
- the LOC139390847 gene encoding protocadherin beta-4-like: protein MALEGFLQPKCIKWRLGCGLRWQVLIFLLYFSHIVSGQIRYSIPEEMKKGSLIGNVAQDLGLDLKRLRAGGARIVTGESIQYTELKTDKGILVVSERIDREQLCGDVTPCSFNFEIILENPMELHRVTIFIQDQNDNAPQVLYPVQTSSSLVAEMVPRSADVGYLVTKVVAVDVDSGQNAWLSYKLQKATDRALFEVGLQNGEIRTIRQVNDKDAVKQRLTVVVEDNGQPSRSATVNVNVAVADSFPEVLSEFTDFTHDKEYNDNLTFYLVLALAVVSFLFITCLVVIISVKIYRWRQSRVLYHSSLPVIPYYPPRYADTLGTGTLQHVYNYEVCRTTDSRKSDCKFARPCSQNVLIMDPSSTGTMQRMQSEQNILDVPDSPLENHRSALPCSNGSVMTKSRYGVP, encoded by the exons ATGGCATTGGAAGGATTCCTTCAGCCTAAATGTATAAAATGGCGTTTGGGTTGTGGACTGCGGTGGCAAGTACTTATTTTCCTCCTGTATTTCAGTCATATTGTCAGTGGCCAAATCCGCTATTCCATTCCGGAGGAGATGAAGAAAGGTTCTCTTATCGGTAACGTAGCTCAAGACCTGGGGTTAGATTTGAAAAGGCTCCGAGCAGGCGGTGCCCGTATCGTGACCGGAGAAAGCATTCAGTACACAGAGCTGAAGACAGACAAAGGGATTCTAGTCGTGAGTGAGAGAATAGACCGAGAGCAGCTTTGTGGCGATGTCACACCGTGTAGCTTCAACTTCGAAATTATTCTAGAAAATCCAATGGAGCTTCATCGCGTGAC CATCTTCATCCAAGATCAGAACGACAACGCGCCTCAGGTTCTGTACCCAGTACAGACTAGCAGCTCTCTAGTGGCTGAAATGGTGCCTCGTTCAGCAGATGTGGGCTATCTTGTCACTAAAGTGGTGGCTGTTGATGTAGACTCTGGACAGAATGCCTGGCTCTCGTATAAACTGCAGAAAGCGACAGACAGGGCGCTGTTTGAAGTGGGCTTACAGAATGGAGAAATAAGAACTATACGCCAAGTCAATGATAAAGATGCTGTGAAACAAAGGCTCACTGTTGTAGTGGAGGACAACGGGCAGCCCTCTCGTTCAGCTACAGTCAATGTTAACGTGGCAGTGGCGGACAGCTTCCCTGAAGTGCTCTCGGAGTTCACTGACTTTACGCACGACAAGGAGTACAATGACAACCTGACTTTTTACTTAGTTTTGGCTTTGGCTGTAGTCTCATTTCTGTTCATCACATGTTTAGTGGTTATTATATCAGTGAAAATATACAGATGGAGACAGTCTCGCGTCCTCTATCATTCCAGTCTCCCGGTTATTCCGTATTATCCACCGCGTTACGCAGACACTTTGGGGACAGGAACTCTACAGCACGTGTACAATTACGAGGTGTGCAGGACGACTGACTCCAGAAAGAGCGACTGTAAGTTCGCCAGACCCTGTAGTCAGAACGTGCTGATAATGGACCCCAGTTCTACAGGGACGATGCAGCGGATGCAGAGTGAACAGAACATCCTGGATGTTCCAGACTCCCCACTAGAG AATCATAGGTCTGCTCTCCCTTGTTCCAACGGCAGTGTTATGACAAAGAGTCGCTATGGAGTCCCTTGA
- the LOC139390846 gene encoding protocadherin gamma-A11-like, with amino-acid sequence MALEGFLQPKYLRWRLCCGLPWQVLIFLLYFSHIVSGQIRYSIPEEMKKGSLIGNVAQDLGLDLKRLRAGRARIVTGESIQYTELKTDKGILVVSERIDREQLCGDVTPCSFSFEIILENPMELHHVTIEILDINDNSPIFKKNNIHLEISESAVIGARFALASAEDSDVGSNGLQEYVLSSNDNFILKQHPNADGRKYAEMVLQQPLDREKHPRLSLKLIAVDGGNPQRSGTVNIEITVLDANDNAPVFNQSLYMATVMENAPKGTYITIVNASDADSGTNGFIVYSISDMNGGLADVLTINETTGRISVSGLIDYEKEKRFELRIEAKDHGGLTDSSKVIVEVIDKNDNEPVISVMSFTSPISEDSPPGTTIGIINVKDLDSGENGHVSCSLEQNIPFKIKSNLRNYYTLVTDAVLDRESVSEHNITVVATDAGSPPLSSKRTFHLKVSDVNDNAPVFPRGVYNSYIAENNSPGVSIFTVRAKDTDSNQNSRIYYILEDTDVNGTPVAAYVSVNAESGVIHAVRSFDYEQIKELTVVVMAQDGGSPPLSSNVTVKLMIQDQNDNTPQVLYPVQTSSSLVSEMVPRSAEVGYLVTKVVAVDVDSGQNAWLSYKLQKATERALFEVGLQNGEIRTIRQVNDKDAVKQRLTVVVEDNGQPSRSATVNVNVAVADSFPEVLSEFTDFTHDKEYNDNLTFYLVWALAVVSFLFITCLVVIISVKIYRWRQSRVLYHSSLPVIPYYPPRYADTLGTGTLQHVYNYEVCSTTDSRKSDFKFVRPYSQNVLIMDPSSTGTMQRMQSENNILDEPDSPLEDSFNLNA; translated from the exons ATGGCATTGGAAGGATTCCTTCAACCTAAATACTTAAGATGGCGTTTGTGCTGTGGACTGCCGTGGCAAGTACTTATTTTCCTCCTGTATTTCAGTCATATTGTCAGTGGTCAAATCCGCTATTCCATTCCGGAGGAGATGAAGAAAGGTTCTCTTATCGGTAACGTAGCTCAAGACCTGGGGTTAGATTTGAAAAGGCTCAGAGCGGGTCGGGCCCGTATCGTGACAGGAGAAAGCATTCAGTACACAGAGCTGAAGACAGACAAAGGGATTCTAGTCGTGAGTGAGAGAATAGACCGAGAGCAGCTTTGTGGCGACGTCACACCGTGTAGCTTCAGCTTCGAAATTATTCTAGAAAATCCAATGGAGCTTCATCACGTTACAATAGAAATCCTGGACATTAACGATAATTCTCCAATATTTAAGAAAAATAATATACATTTAGAAATCAGTGAATCCGCTGTTATTGGTGCGCGTTTTGCGTTAGCCAGTGCAGAGGACTCTGATGTAGGATCTAATGGCCTACAGGAGTATGTTTTAAGTTCAAACGATAATTTCATTCTAAAACAACATCCAAATGCCGATGGAAGAAAATATGCTGAGATGGTCCTCCAGCAACCGTTAGATAGAGAAAAGCATCCTCGTCTCTCTTTAAAGCTAATCGCTGTAGACGGTGGAAATCCGCAGAGATCTGGCACAGTAAATATAGAGATAACTGTCCTAGATGCCAATGACAATGCGCCTGTGTTTAACCAGTCATTGTACATGGCTACTGTGATGGAAAACGCACCGAAAGGCACATATATTACCATCGTAAATGCCAGTGATGCAGACAGCGGGACGAATGGTTTTATTGTATACTCTATTTCAGACATGAATGGTGGTCTTGCTGATGTGTTGACTATCAATGAAACCACAGGCAGAATATCCGTTTCAGGGTTGATTGATTACGAAAAAGAGAAAAGGTTTGAACTGAGAATTGAAGCAAAGGACCATGGAGGCTTAACGGATTCGAGTAAAGTTATTGTTGAGGTCATTGACAAAAACGATAATGAGCCTGTTATAAGCGTCATGTCATTCACGAGTCCGATTTCTGAAGACTCTCCTCCGGGTACAACCATCGGTATCATCAACGTTAAAGACCTTGATTCAGGTGAAAACGGACATGTGAGCTGTAGCCTAGAGCAAAACATCCCCTTTAAGATAAAATCTAATTTAAGAAATTACTACACCTTGGTAACCGATGCTGTTTTAGACCGCGAGAGCGTGTCAGAACATAACATAACTGTAGTCGCCACGGACGCAGGGTCGCCTCCTCTCTCAAGTAAGAGAACATTTCACCTGAAGGTGTCAGATGTCAACGACAATGCCCCAGTGTTTCCACGGGGCGTGTACAACTCTTATATCGCAGAGAATAACTCTCCAGGCGTCTCTATATTTACTGTTAGAGCTAAAGACACCGACTCCAATCAAAATTCCCGTATTTACTACATTCTGGAGGATACTGACGTCAACGGGACTCCTGTGGCTGCTTATGTTTCGGTAAATGCAGAGAGTGGGGTTATACACGCGGTACGCTCCTTTGATTACGAACAAATCAAAGAGCTTACAGTCGTGGTTATGGCGCAAGACGgaggctctcctcctctcagtagcAATGTGACTGTGAAATTAATGATCCAGGACCAGAATGACAACACGCCTCAGGTTCTGTACCCAGTCCAGACTAGCAGCTCTCTGGTGTCTGAAATGGTGCCTCGTTCAGCAGAAGTGGGCTATCTTGTCACTAAAGTGGTGGCTGTTGATGTGGACTCTGGACAGAATGCCTGGCTCTCGTATAAACTGCAGAAAGCGACAGAAAGGGCGCTGTTTGAAGTGGGTTTACAGAATGGAGAAATAAGAACTATACGTCAAGTCAATGATAAAGATGCTGTGAAACAAAGGCTCACTGTTGTAGTGGAGGACAACGGGCAGCCCTCTCGTTCAGCTACAGTCAATGTTAACGTGGCGGTGGCGGACAGCTTCCCTGAAGTGCTCTCGGAGTTCACTGACTTTACGCACGACAAGGAGTACAATGACAACTTGACTTTTTACTTAGTTTGGGCTTTGGCTGTAGTCTCATTTCTGTTCATCACATGTTTAGTGGTTATTATATCAGTGAAAATATACAGATGGAGACAGTCTCGCGTCCTTTATCATTCCAGTCTCCCGGTTATTCCGTATTATCCACCGCGTTACGCAGACACTTTGGGGACAGGAACTCTACAGCACGTGTACAATTACGAGGTGTGCAGTACGACTGACTCCAGAAAGAGTGACTTTAAGTTCGTCAGACCCTATAGTCAGAACGTACTGATAATGGACCCCAGTTCTACAGGGACGATGCAGCGGATGCAGAGTGAAAATAATAtcctggatgaaccagactcgcCACTAGAG GATTCCTTCAACCTAAATGCGTAA
- the LOC139390844 gene encoding protocadherin gamma-A3-like, with translation MKKGSLIGNVAQDLGLDLKRLRAGRARIVTGESIQYTELKTDKGILVVSERIDREQLCGDVTPCSFRFEILLENPIELRRITVEILDINDHAPDFPKKDITFEISESATLGSRFTLASAEDPDVGLNALQSYDLTPNDNFILKQHTNPDGSKYAEMVLQKTLDREEHPRLSLKLIAVDGGNPQRSGTGSYSTYVTENNSPGMSIFTVSARDSDWNQNARISYLLEETQISGTPVSTYISINSETGVLHAVRSFDYEHIKQLTLMVKAQDGGSPPLSSNVSVNIFIQDQNDNAPQVLYPVQTSSSLVAEMVPRSADVGYLVTKVVAVDVDSGQNAWLSYKLQKATDRALFEVGLQNGEIRTIRQVTDKDAVKQRLTVVVEDNGQPSRSATVNVNVAVADSFPEVLSEFTDFTHDKDGQIRYSIPEEMKKGSLIGNVAQDLGLDLKRLRAGRARIVTGESIQYTELKTDKGILVVSERIDREQLCGDVTPCSFSFEIILEHPMELHPVTIFIQDQNDNAPQVLYPVQTSNSLVAEMVPRSADVGYLVTKVVAVDVDSGQNAWLSYKLQKAMDRALFEVGLQNGEIRTIRQVNDKDAVKQRLAVVVEDNGQPSRSATVNVNVAVADSFPEVLSEFIDFTHDKEYNDNLTFYLVLALAVVSFLFITCLVVIISVKIFRWRQSRVLYNSNLPVIPYYPPRYADTLGTGTLQHVYNYEVCRTTDSRKSDCKFVRPCSQNVLIMDPSSTGTMQRMQSENNILDEPDSPLEAES, from the exons ATGAAGAAAGGTTCTCTTATCGGTAACGTAGCTCAAGACCTGGGGTTAGATTTGAAAAGGCTCAGAGCGGGCCGGGCCCGTATCGTGACCGGAGAAAGCATTCAGTACACAGAGCTGAAGACAGACAAAGGGATTCTAGTCGTGAGTGAGAGAATAGACCGAGAGCAGCTTTGTGGCGATGTGACGCCGTGTAGTTTCAGATTCGAAATCCTTCTAGAAAACCCTATCGAACTACGTCGTATTACTGTGGAGATTCTGGATATAAATGACCATGCCCCTGATTTTCCAAAGAAAGATATTACATTTGAAATTAGCGAGTCTGCTACCTTGGGCTCTCGTTTTACGTTGGCGAGTGCAGAAGATCCCGACGTAGGGCTCAACGCCCTGCAGAGTTATGATTTAACGCCCAATGATAATTTCATTCTTAAGCAACATACGAATCCAGACGGCAGTAAATATGCTGAGATGGTCCTCCAGAAAACGTTAGATAGAGAGGAGCATCCTCGTCTCTCGTTAAAGCTAATCGCTGTAGACGGTGGAAATCCGCAGAGATCTGGCACA GGCTCATACTCGACTTACGTCACAGAGAATAACTCTCCAGGAATGTCCATATTTACTGTCAGCGCGCGGGACTCTGACTGGAATCAGAACGCTAGAATCTCGTACCTCTTGGAGGAAACGCAGATCAGTGGAACTCCCGTCTCTACTTATATATCTATTAACTCTGAAACTGGAGTTTTACATGCGGTTCGTTCCTTTGATTATGAACATATCAAACAGCTTACACTCATGGTTAAGGCGCAAGACGGAGGCTCTCCTCCCCTCAGTAGTAATGTGAGTGTCAACATCTTCATCCAAGATCAGAACGACAACGCACCTCAGGTTCTGTACCCAGTACAGACTAGCAGCTCTCTAGTGGCTGAAATGGTGCCTCGTTCAGCAGATGTGGGCTATCTTGTCACTAAAGTGGTGGCTGTTGATGTCGACTCTGGACAGAATGCCTGGCTCTCGTATAAACTGCAGAAAGCGACAGACAGGGCGCTGTTTGAAGTGGGTTTACAGAATGGAGAAATAAGAACTATTCGCCAAGTCACTGATAAAGATGCTGTGAAACAAAGGCTCACTGTTGTAGTGGAGGACAACGGGCAGCCCTCTCGTTCAGCTACAGTCAATGTTAACGTGGCGGTGGCGGACAGCTTCCCTGAAGTGCTCTCGGAGTTCACTGACTTTACGCACGACAAGGA TGGCCAAATACGGTATTCCATTCCAGAGGAGATGAAGAAAGGTTCTCTTATCGGTAACGTAGCTCAAGACCTGGGGTTAGATTTGAAAAGGCTCAGAGCGGGTCGGGCCCGTATCGTGACAGGAGAAAGCATTCAGTACACAGAGCTGAAGACAGACAAAGGGATTCTAGTCGTGAGTGAGAGAATAGACCGAGAGCAGCTTTGTGGCGACGTCACACCGTGTAGCTTCAGCTTCGAAATCATTCTAGAACATCCGATGGAGCTACACC CTGTCACCATCTTCATCCAAGATCAGAACGACAACGCGCCTCAGGTTCTGTACCCTGTCCAGACTAGTAACTCTCTGGTGGCTGAAATGGTGCCTCGTTCAGCAGATGTGGGCTATCTTGTCACTAAAGTGGTGGCTGTTGATGTCGACTCTGGACAGAATGCCTGGCTCTCGTATAAACTGCAGAAAGCGATGGACAGGGCGCTGTTTGAAGTGGGTTTACAGAATGGAGAAATAAGAACTATACGTCAAGTCAATGATAAAGATGCTGTGAAACAAAGGCTCGCTGTTGTGGTGGAGGACAACGGGCAGCCCTCTCGTTCAGCTACAGTCAATGTTAACGTAGCGGTGGCGGACAGCTTCCCCGAAGTGCTCTCGGAGTTCATTGACTTTACGCACGACAAGGAGTACAATGACAACCTGACTTTTTACTTAGTCTTGGCTTTGGCTGTAGTCTCATTTCTGTTCATCACATGTTTAGTGGTTATTATATCAGTGAAAATATTCAGATGGAGACAGTCTCGCGTCCTCTATAATTCCAATCTCCCGGTTATTCCGTATTATCCACCGCGTTACGCAGACACTTTGGGGACAGGAACTCTACAGCACGTGTACAATTACGAGGTGTGCAGGACGACTGACTCCAGAAAGAGTGACTGTAAGTTCGTCAGACCCTGTAGTCAGAACGTACTGATAATGGACCCCAGTTCTACAGGGACGATGCAGCGGATGCAGAGTGAAAATAACAtcctggatgaaccagactcCCCACTAGAG gctgaatcctaa
- the LOC139390843 gene encoding protocadherin beta-16-like has product MSVLSLSSVHGQASYSIPEEMAKGSLVGNIAQDLGLDIKRLKSGNARIHVGNSAEYIELNKERGVLLVKERIDREALCRQTTPCALHFQIIMENPIEFYRVTVEITDINDNAPVFQMHDMKFEISESAITGAKFVLERAFDSDIGLNGLQTYSLNPTDNFVLKLQGQADGIKKVEMVLQKPLDREKQEQISLVLTALDGGEPHMSGTVQIHVTVLDVNDNAPVFTQAVYKASLIENSKSGTLLTAVRATDIDNGSNGLVTYSISSSTIGILDLFEINESNGEVHLINEVDYETAKHYQIDVKAKDQGGLTDSSKLIVDIIDVNDNKPLIDLMSTSKSIPENSPSQTVIAVMSVHDPDSDNNGVVDCVLTENIPFTIKSTSNGFYSLVTDSDLDRERASEYNITVTCSDEGVPSLSSSVTLTLQISDVNDNAPVFERSSYEAYIIENNTPGISIFTVKARDADWNQNARVSYILEDSSVNGVPVSSYVSVSADSGVIHAVRSFDYEQIKNFQFHVKAQDGGSPPLSSNVTVKIMIQDQNDNTPQVLYPVQTSSSLVAEIVPRSADVGYLVTKVVAVDVDSGQNAWLSYKLQKATDRALFEVGLQNGEIRTIRQVTDKDAVKQRLTVVVEDNGQPSRSATVNVNVAVADSFPEVLSEFTDFTHDKEYNDNLTFYLVLALAVVSFLFVTCLVVIISVKIYRWRQSRVLYHSSLPVIPYYPPRYADTLGTGTLQHVYNYEVCRTTDSRKSDCKFVRPCSQNVLIMDPSSTGTLTKPQQSNVHFSCLFAQSSLFFLLVTFTLWFLSSMTA; this is encoded by the exons ATGTCGGTCCTCTCTCTCAGTTCAGTGCACGGGCAGGCCAGTTACTCCATTCCTGAGGAAATGGCGAAAGGCTCTTTAGTCGGTAACATAGCGCAGGATTTGGGGTTAGATATCAAAAGACTGAAATCTGGCAATGCTCGCATACACGTTGGGAACAGTGCGGAATACATCGAGCTGAATAAAGAAAGGGGAGTCCTCCTTGTCAAAGAGAGAATAGACCGTGAGGCGTTGTGCAGACAGACGACGCCTTGCGCATTGCATTTTCAGATAATTATGGAGAACCCAATAGAATTTTATCGGGTTACTGTTGAGATTACCGATATCAATGATAATGCTCCAGTTTTTCAAATGCACGATATGAAATTTGAGATAAGCGAGTCCGCTATCACGGGGGCAAAATTCGTCTTGGAGAGAGCTTTTGATTCTGATATTGGATTAAATGGACTCCAAACCTATTCGCTTAATCCAACCGATAATTTTGTTTTAAAACTACAAGGTCAGGCTGATGGAATCAAAAAGGTAGAGATGGTTTTACAGAAGCCTTTAGATCGAGAGAAACAGGAGCAGATATCTTTAGTGTTAACTGCCCTCGATGGTGGAGAGCCTCATATGTCTGGGACAGTGCAGATTCACGTCACTGTGCTAGATGTTAACGACAATGCTCCGGTTTTTACACAGGCAGTATATAAGGCCAGTTTAATCGAAAATTCGAAGAGCGGCACTTTGTTAACTGCAGTTAGAGCCACCGACATAGATAATGGATCAAATGGTTTAGTCACATATTCTATATCAAGCAGCACAATTGGTATTTTGGATCTATTTGAAATAAATGAGAGTAATGGCGAAGTGCATTTGATAAATGAAGTCGACTATGAAACCGCAAAACATTATCAAATAGACGTGAAAGCGAAAGATCAAGGGGGTCTTACAGATTCCAGTAAACTGATAGTCGACATTATCGACGTTAACGACAATAAACCATTAATTGATTTGATGTCAACTTCTAAATCAATACCAGAAAATTCCCCTTCTCAGACAGTCATAGCTGTAATGAGCGTCCACGACCCAGACTCTGATAATAACGGAGTGGTGGACTGTGTTTTAACTGAAAATATTCCCTTTACCATTAAATCTACATCTAATGGCTTCTATAGTCTAGTAACAGACAGTGACTTGGACCGAGAGAGAGCCTCCGAGTATAACATCACTGTGACGTGCTCTGATGAGGGAGTGCCCTCGCTCTCCAGCAGCGTCACTCTCACCTTACAGATATCAGATGTGAATGACAACGCGCCTGTCTTTGAGAGGAGCTCATATGAGGCCTACATTATAGAGAACAACACACCGGGCATCTCTATATTCACAGTGAAAGCCAGAGACGCTGACTGGAACCAGAATGCCCGTGTTTCTTACATACTGGAGGACTCCTCGGTTAACGGAGTGCCCGTCTCATCATATGTGTCCGTTAGTGCTGATAGTGGAGTCATCCATGCAGTGCGCTCTTTTGACTACGAGCAGATCAAGAATTTCCAGTTCCACGTAAAAGCGCAGGATGGAGGCTCTCCTCCACTCAGTAGCAATGTGACTGTGAAAATAATGATCCAGGACCAGAATGACAACACGCCTCAGGTTCTGTATCCAGTCCAGACTAGCAGCTCTCTGGTGGCTGAAATTGTGCCTCGTTCAGCAGATGTGGGATATCTTGTCACTAAAGTGGTGGCTGTTGATGTGGACTCTGGACAGAATGCCTGGCTCTCGTATAAACTGCAGAAAGCGACAGACAGGGCGCTGTTTGAAGTGGGTTTACAGAATGGAGAAATAAGAACTATACGCCAAGTCACTGATAAAGATGCTGTGAAACAAAGGCTCACTGTTGTAGTGGAGGACAACGGGCAGCCCTCTCGTTCAGCTACAGTCAATGTTAACGTGGCGGTGGCAGACAGCTTCCCTGAAGTGCTCTCGGAGTTCACTGACTTTACGCACGACAAGGAGTACAATGACAACCTGACTTTTTACTTAGTCTTGGCTTTGGCTGTAGTCTCATTTCTGTTCGTCACATGTTTAGTGGTTATTATATCAGTGAAAATATACAGATGGAGACAGTCTCGCGTCCTCTATCATTCCAGTCTCCCGGTTATTCCGTATTATCCACCGCGTTACGCAGACACTTTGGGGACAGGAACTCTACAGCACGTGTACAATTACGAGGTGTGCAGGACGACTGACTCCAGAAAGAGTGACTGTAAGTTCGTCAGACCCTGTAGTCAGAACGTACTGATAATGGACCCCAGTTCTACAGGGACG cTCACAAAGCCCCagcagtctaatgtccatttctcctGTTTATtcgcccaatcaagtctcttctttttattagTGACATTTACGTTGTGGTTTCTTAGCAGCATgacggcctga
- the LOC139390842 gene encoding protocadherin beta-16-like gives MSDGTMTRQVLLFISVLSLSSVHGQVSYSIPEEMAKGSLVGNIAQDLGLDIKRLISGKARVYTGDSAEYIELNKERGVLLIKEIIDREALCGPTTPCALHFQIILENPMEFYTATVEITDVNDNSPIFERSEMKYEISESALTGAKFVLERAVDDDVGVNGLQSYSLKPTDNFVLKTLTRSDGVKNVEMVLQTPLDREKQEQISLLLTAVDGGEPQLSGTMQILITVLDANDNAPVCSQAEYKASVSENVSKGTVLTTISATDADPGSNGRITYSISKSGASHLFEIDHVYGVVKLNGHIDYEKRKHYEIDVQATDQGGHSDACKLIIEVIDTNDNKPSINIMSKTSAISENAQPGTVVTMMNIQDPDSGDNGRVQCSIDENIPFSMKSTSNNFFTVVTDSDLDRERASEYNIRVTCSDEGVPSLSSSVTLTLQISDVNDNAPVFERSSYEAYIIENNTPGPSIFTVKARDADWNQNARVSYILEDSSVNGVPVSSYVSVSADSGVIHAVRSFDYEQIKDFQFRVKAQDGGSPPLSSNVTVKILIQDQNDNTPQVLYPVQTSNSLVAEMVPRSADVGYLVTKVVAVDVDSGQNAWLSYKLQKATDRALFEVGLQNGEIRTIRQVNDKDVVKQRLTVVVEDNGQPSRSATVNVNVAVADSFPEVLSEFTDFTHDKEYNDNLTFYLVLALAVVSFLFVTCLVVIISVKIYRWRQSRVLYHSSLPVIPYYPPRYADTLGTGTLQHVYNYEVCRTTDSRKSDCKFVRPCSQNVLIMDPSSTGTMQSENNILDEPDSPLEVCNI, from the coding sequence ATGTCGGACGGAACAATGACACGGCAAGTACTGTTGTTTATCTCGGTCCTCTCTCTCAGTTCAGTACACGGGCAGGTCAGTTACTCCATTCCCGAGGAAATGGCGAAAGGCTCTTTAGTCGGTAACATAGCGCAGGATCTGGGTTTAGATATAAAAAGATTGATATCAGGTAAAGCTCGTGTTTATACTGGAGACAGCGCAGAGTACATCGAGCTGAATAAAGAAAGGGGAGTTCTCCTCATCAAAGAGATAATAGACCGTGAAGCGCTTTGCGGGCCGACGACGCCTTGCGCTTTACATTTTCAGATTATTTTAGAGAATCCGATGGAATTTTATACAGCTACAGTTGAGATAACCGATGTCAATGACAATTCACCTATTTTTGAGAGGAGTGAAATGAAATATGAAATTAGTGAATCAGCGCTAACGGGAGCTAAATTTGTATTGGAAAGAGCAGTTGATGACGACGTTGGCGTTAATGGCCTTCAGAGCTACTCTCTGAAACCCACTGATAATTTCGTATTGAAAACACTAACTCGTTCAGATGGTGTTAAAAATGTAGAGATGGTATTACAGACACCTCTAGACCGAGAGAAACAGGAGCAGATATCTCTGTTGTTGACAGCTGTAGATGGAGGAGAGCCTCAGCTATCAGGAACAATGCAGATACTCATCACTGTACTAGACGCCAATGATAATGCGCCTGTATGTTCTCAGGCAGAGTATAAAGCTAGTGTATCAGAAAACGTATCAAAAGGCACTGTTTTAACAACAATCAGTGCAACTGATGCCGATCCAGGTTCCAACGGAAGAATTACGTATTCTATTTCAAAATCGGGAGCGTCCCATCTATTTGAAATTGATCATGTTTACGGTGTGGTAAAATTAAATGGACATATTGACTATGAAAAACGTAAACATTATGAGATAGACGTTCAGGCTACAGATCAGGGAGGTCACTCTGACGCGTGTAAATTAATTATTGAGGTTATAGATACAAATGACAACAAACCATCAATCAATATCATGTCAAAGACGAGTGCCATATCTGAGAACGCTCAACCTGGTACTGTCGTAACTATGATGAATATTCAAGACCCAGATTCTGGTGATAATGGCAGAGTGCAGTGCTCTATTGACGAAAACATCCCGTTTTCAATGAAATCAACATCGAATAATTTCTTTACTGTGGTAACAGACAGTGACTTGGACCGAGAGAGAGCCTCTGAGTATAACATCCGTGTGACGTGCTCTGATGAGGGAGTTCCCTCGCTCTCCAGCAGCGTCACTCTCACCTTACAGATATCGGATGTGAATGACAACGCGCCCGTCTTTGAGAGGAGCTCCTATGAGGCTTATATTATAGAAAACAACACACCGGGGCCCTCTATATTCACAGTGAAAGCCAGAGACGCTGACTGGAACCAGAATGCCCGTGTTTCTTACATACTGGAGGACTCCTCGGTTAACGGAGTGCCCGTCTCCTCATATGTGTCCGTTAGTGCTGATAGTGGAGTCATCCATGCAGTGCGCTCTTTTGACTACGAGCAGATCAAGGATTTCCAGTTCCGCGTAAAAGCGCAGGATGgaggctctcctcctctcagtagcAATGTGACTGTGAAAATATTGATCCAGGACCAGAATGACAACACGCCTCAGGTTCTGTATCCAGTCCAGACTAGTAACTCTCTGGTGGCTGAAATGGTGCCTCGTTCAGCAGATGTGGGCTATCTTGTCACTAAAGTGGTGGCTGTTGATGTGGACTCTGGACAGAATGCCTGGCTCTCGTATAAACTGCAGAAAGCGACAGACAGGGCGCTGTTTGAAGTGGGTTTACAGAATGGAGAAATAAGAACTATTCGCCAAGTCAATGATAAAGATGTTGTGAAACAAAGGCTCACTGTTGTGGTGGAGGACAACGGGCAGCCATCTCGTTCAGCTACAGTCAATGTTAACGTGGCGGTGGCGGACAGCTTCCCTGAAGTGCTCTCGGAGTTCACTGACTTTACGCACGACAAGGAGTACAATGACAACCTGACTTTTTACTTAGTCTTGGCTTTGGCTGTAGTCTCATTTCTGTTCGTCACATGTTTAGTGGTTATTATATCAGTGAAAATATACAGATGGAGACAGTCTCGCGTCCTCTATCATTCCAGTCTCCCGGTTATTCCGTATTATCCACCGCGTTACGCAGACACTTTGGGGACAGGAACTCTGCAGCACGTGTACAATTACGAGGTGTGCAGGACGACTGACTCCAGAAAGAGTGACTGTAAGTTCGTCAGACCCTGTAGTCAGAATGTACTGATAATGGACCCCAGTTCTACAGGGACGATGCAGAGTGAAAATAACAtcc